Proteins encoded within one genomic window of Tabrizicola piscis:
- a CDS encoding GlxA family transcriptional regulator has protein sequence MTENALFSPATGPLTIAFFVLPQASILEVASALDPLRNANRHLGHEAYRWRVVTPDGQPVPLTCGIELPSTGDLTHATGADALIVIAGYRLAEVATRPLIRDLRRIAPRFQLVAGIDAAPWVMARAGLLTGYRATVHWEDLEDLAAAHPDTTVLPDRYVIDRNRATIGGAAAASDFMLQLIRARHGAALARQVAASFLATVRKGSEPQIAPSAQDPALDPRVARAVAMMEAALDTPAPIAAIAARVNLSPRRLESLFRAALGLTPGAYALSLRLAAARRLLTDTTHPLAEIALRTGFSSPATLSRAFKAKFGQPPGSLRKP, from the coding sequence ATGACGGAAAACGCACTCTTTTCCCCCGCCACCGGCCCCCTGACGATCGCCTTCTTCGTCCTGCCCCAAGCTTCGATCCTTGAGGTCGCCTCGGCCCTCGACCCCCTCAGAAACGCCAACCGGCATCTGGGGCATGAGGCCTACCGCTGGCGCGTCGTCACCCCCGACGGCCAGCCCGTTCCCCTCACCTGCGGGATCGAGCTTCCCTCGACCGGCGACCTCACCCACGCCACCGGCGCCGACGCCCTGATCGTCATCGCCGGCTACCGCCTGGCCGAGGTTGCCACGCGCCCCCTGATCCGCGACCTCCGCCGCATCGCCCCGCGCTTCCAGCTTGTCGCCGGGATTGACGCCGCGCCTTGGGTCATGGCCCGCGCGGGCCTTCTGACCGGCTACCGCGCCACCGTGCATTGGGAAGACCTCGAAGACCTCGCCGCCGCCCACCCCGACACGACCGTCCTGCCGGATCGCTACGTCATCGACCGCAACCGCGCCACCATCGGCGGCGCTGCCGCCGCGTCGGATTTCATGCTGCAGCTGATCCGCGCCCGCCACGGCGCAGCGCTGGCCCGGCAGGTTGCCGCCAGCTTCCTCGCCACCGTCCGCAAAGGGTCCGAGCCGCAGATCGCCCCCTCCGCCCAGGACCCCGCCCTCGACCCCCGCGTCGCCCGCGCCGTCGCGATGATGGAGGCTGCGCTGGACACCCCCGCCCCCATCGCCGCCATCGCCGCGCGGGTGAACCTCTCTCCCCGTCGGCTGGAATCCCTTTTCCGCGCCGCCCTCGGCCTCACCCCCGGCGCCTATGCCCTCAGCCTCCGCCTCGCCGCCGCCCGCCGCCTGCTGACCGATACAACGCACCCCCTCGCCGAGATCGCGCTGCGTACCGGCTTTTCCAGCCCGGCAACCCTGTCCCGTGCGTTCAAGGCAAAGTTTGGCCAGCCCCCCGGATCGCTGCGCAAGCCGTGA
- a CDS encoding 3-keto-5-aminohexanoate cleavage protein, with amino-acid sequence MPLTMNREVFITCAVTGSGGTQDRSPHVPRSPKQIAESAIAAAKAGAAVVHCHVRDPDTGKPSRKLEYYREVTERIRDSDTDVVLNLTAGMGGDIYFEGTEDMGRIGPRSDMAGAEERVAHVVDCRPEICTLDCGTMNFNEADYVMVNTPGMLRDMAKRMTAAGVRIEIEAFDTGHLWLAKELVREGVIPDPVLVQLCMGVPWGAPDDLNTFMAMVNNVPAGWHWSAFSLGRNEMAYAAAATLAGGNVRVGLEDNLWLEKGVLATNAQLVERAASIVENMGARVITPAEVRARLKLEKRALVGR; translated from the coding sequence ATGCCGCTGACCATGAACCGTGAGGTTTTCATCACCTGTGCCGTGACCGGGTCGGGGGGGACGCAGGATCGCAGCCCGCATGTGCCCCGGTCACCGAAGCAGATCGCAGAGAGTGCCATTGCCGCGGCGAAGGCGGGGGCTGCGGTGGTGCATTGTCATGTGAGGGACCCGGACACGGGCAAGCCCAGCCGCAAGCTGGAGTATTACCGGGAGGTGACGGAGCGGATCCGGGACAGCGATACGGATGTGGTGCTGAACCTGACGGCGGGGATGGGCGGCGACATCTATTTCGAGGGCACCGAGGATATGGGCCGGATCGGTCCCCGGTCCGACATGGCGGGGGCCGAGGAGCGGGTGGCGCATGTGGTGGACTGCCGGCCGGAGATCTGCACGCTGGACTGCGGGACGATGAACTTCAACGAGGCCGATTATGTGATGGTCAACACGCCCGGCATGCTCCGCGATATGGCCAAGCGGATGACGGCGGCAGGGGTTCGGATCGAGATCGAGGCGTTCGACACCGGGCATCTGTGGCTGGCCAAGGAGCTGGTGCGCGAAGGCGTGATCCCGGACCCGGTGCTGGTGCAGCTGTGCATGGGCGTGCCGTGGGGCGCGCCGGATGACCTGAACACCTTCATGGCGATGGTGAACAACGTGCCGGCGGGGTGGCACTGGTCGGCGTTCTCGCTGGGCCGGAACGAGATGGCCTATGCGGCGGCGGCGACGCTGGCGGGGGGCAATGTGCGGGTCGGGTTGGAGGACAACCTGTGGCTGGAGAAGGGCGTGCTGGCAACGAATGCGCAGCTGGTGGAACGGGCGGCGAGCATCGTTGAAAACATGGGCGCGCGGGTGATCACCCCGGCGGAAGTGCGGGCGCGGCTGAAGCTGGAGAAGCGGGCTCTCGTAGGGAGGTGA
- a CDS encoding carnitine 3-dehydrogenase yields MTRKAAIIGGGVIGGGWAARFLLNGWDVGVFDPDPEAERKIAAVMANARLALPALSDVPMPVEGTLTFHGTIGEAVEGAEYVQESVSERIELKHKVYAQLQQAHPGVLIGSSTSGFKASDLQKGSPAPENIIVAHPFNPVYLLPLSEVSGSDKNPPAVVEKTVQIMKDIGMFPLVIRHEIDAFIGNRFLEAVWREALWMLKDGIATTEEIDDAIRMGFGLRWGQMGLFETYRIAGGEAGMRHFMAQFGPALKWPWTKLMDVPEFNEELVDLVANQSDAQSGMYTIRELERIRDQNLVGFLRALKERNWGAGKVLREHDERRAAAFHAGLDTTPKAAPLVMAQMQVLPGWIDYNGHMTESRYYFANSETVDAFLRLIGAGMDYVAAGHSYYSAETHIRHLGEAKLGDRLTGTVQIISADEKRFRSFVRIMKGEVCVATVEQLCLHVDMKAGKTVPASAEVWAKLRAVAEAHATLPMPDGAGRAVGQGRA; encoded by the coding sequence ATGACACGGAAAGCAGCAATCATCGGCGGTGGGGTTATCGGCGGCGGCTGGGCCGCGCGGTTCCTGCTCAACGGCTGGGATGTAGGCGTCTTTGACCCCGATCCGGAGGCGGAGCGCAAGATTGCCGCAGTCATGGCGAACGCCCGGCTGGCGCTGCCTGCGCTGAGCGATGTGCCGATGCCGGTGGAGGGGACGCTGACCTTCCACGGCACCATCGGGGAGGCGGTGGAGGGGGCGGAATATGTGCAGGAATCGGTCAGCGAGCGGATCGAGTTGAAGCACAAGGTTTACGCGCAACTGCAGCAGGCCCATCCCGGCGTGCTGATCGGGTCTTCGACCAGCGGGTTCAAGGCGTCGGACCTGCAGAAGGGCTCGCCCGCGCCGGAAAACATCATCGTCGCGCATCCGTTCAACCCGGTTTACCTCTTGCCGCTTTCCGAGGTCTCGGGGTCCGACAAGAACCCGCCGGCGGTGGTCGAAAAGACCGTGCAGATCATGAAGGACATCGGGATGTTCCCGCTGGTGATCCGGCATGAGATCGACGCCTTCATCGGCAACCGCTTCCTTGAGGCGGTCTGGCGCGAGGCGCTGTGGATGCTGAAGGACGGCATCGCCACCACCGAGGAGATCGACGACGCGATCCGCATGGGCTTCGGCCTGCGCTGGGGACAGATGGGGCTGTTCGAGACCTACCGGATTGCGGGCGGCGAGGCCGGGATGCGGCACTTCATGGCGCAGTTCGGCCCGGCGCTGAAATGGCCATGGACCAAGCTGATGGACGTGCCCGAGTTCAACGAGGAACTGGTGGACCTTGTGGCCAACCAGTCCGACGCACAGTCCGGCATGTACACGATCCGCGAGTTGGAACGCATCCGGGACCAGAACCTTGTCGGCTTTCTGCGGGCCTTGAAGGAGCGGAACTGGGGCGCTGGAAAAGTGCTCCGCGAACATGACGAACGCCGCGCCGCAGCCTTCCATGCGGGGCTGGATACCACCCCGAAGGCCGCGCCGCTGGTCATGGCGCAGATGCAGGTCCTGCCCGGCTGGATCGACTACAACGGTCACATGACGGAAAGCCGTTACTACTTTGCCAACTCGGAAACGGTGGACGCCTTCCTGCGGCTGATCGGCGCCGGGATGGACTATGTCGCGGCGGGGCACAGCTACTATTCGGCCGAAACGCATATCCGCCATCTGGGCGAGGCCAAGCTGGGCGACCGGCTGACCGGAACGGTGCAGATCATCAGCGCCGACGAAAAGCGGTTCCGCAGCTTTGTGCGGATCATGAAGGGCGAGGTGTGCGTGGCCACGGTGGAACAGCTGTGCCTGCATGTCGACATGAAGGCGGGCAAGACGGTGCCGGCTTCGGCAGAGGTCTGGGCAAAGCTGCGCGCGGTGGCGGAAGCGCATGCCACGCTGCCCATGCCGGACGGCGCGGGCCGCGCGGTCGGGCAAGGGAGGGCGTGA
- a CDS encoding acyl-CoA dehydrogenase family protein: MDFGLTEEQAMIVDTTRAFVETELYPHEAMVERTGVLPLELIRELQKKAMAAGLYAANMPVELGGAGLDTLSWLLYEKELGRANYALHWTCVARPSNILLAGNADQRERYLMPCIRGETWDCLAMTEPGAGSDLRGMKASARLDGGDWVLNGTKHFISHADLAGFAIVFMASGEEQTPRGPKKLITAFFVDKGTPGFTVRDGYRNVSHRGYTNAVLEFDDCRVPAANVLGEVHKGFEVANSWLGATRLQVASTCLGRAERALGHAVSYAAERKQFGQAIGKFQGVSFKLADMAMELKAAELLTREAAWKYDQGTVTEADMAMAKLKATEVLAMVADEAIQIHGGMGLMDELPLERIWRDSRVERIWEGTSEIQRHIISRELLRAVGG, encoded by the coding sequence ATGGATTTCGGGCTGACCGAAGAACAGGCGATGATCGTCGATACGACTCGCGCCTTTGTCGAGACCGAGCTTTACCCGCATGAGGCGATGGTCGAACGGACGGGTGTCCTGCCGCTGGAACTGATCCGCGAGTTGCAGAAAAAGGCCATGGCGGCCGGGCTTTACGCGGCCAACATGCCGGTGGAGCTGGGGGGCGCGGGGCTCGATACCCTGTCCTGGCTCTTGTATGAAAAGGAACTCGGCCGGGCGAATTACGCGCTGCACTGGACCTGCGTGGCGCGGCCGTCGAACATCCTTCTGGCGGGGAATGCCGACCAGCGGGAGCGGTATCTGATGCCCTGCATCCGGGGCGAGACCTGGGATTGCCTGGCGATGACCGAACCCGGCGCAGGGTCTGACCTGCGGGGGATGAAGGCCTCGGCCCGGTTGGACGGCGGGGACTGGGTGCTGAACGGGACGAAGCATTTCATCAGCCATGCTGACCTTGCGGGCTTTGCCATCGTCTTCATGGCATCGGGCGAGGAACAGACCCCGCGCGGGCCGAAGAAGCTGATCACGGCCTTCTTCGTCGACAAGGGCACGCCGGGTTTCACGGTGCGCGACGGGTACCGGAACGTCAGCCACCGGGGCTATACCAACGCGGTGCTGGAGTTCGACGATTGCCGGGTGCCGGCGGCGAACGTGCTGGGTGAGGTGCACAAAGGGTTCGAAGTCGCAAACTCATGGCTTGGCGCGACGCGGCTGCAGGTGGCAAGCACCTGCCTTGGCCGGGCCGAGCGGGCGCTGGGCCATGCGGTGTCCTATGCGGCGGAGCGCAAGCAGTTCGGGCAAGCGATCGGCAAGTTTCAGGGGGTCAGCTTCAAGCTGGCCGACATGGCGATGGAGCTGAAGGCCGCGGAACTCCTGACGCGCGAGGCGGCTTGGAAATACGACCAAGGCACAGTCACCGAAGCCGACATGGCGATGGCGAAGCTGAAGGCGACCGAAGTGCTGGCGATGGTCGCGGATGAGGCGATCCAGATCCATGGCGGGATGGGCCTGATGGACGAGCTTCCGCTGGAACGCATCTGGCGGGATTCGCGCGTGGAGCGGATCTGGGAGGGCACCTCGGAGATTCAGCGCCACATCATCAGCCGCGAACTTCTGCGGGCGGTGGGTGGCTGA